The following coding sequences lie in one Arachis hypogaea cultivar Tifrunner chromosome 9, arahy.Tifrunner.gnm2.J5K5, whole genome shotgun sequence genomic window:
- the LOC112709212 gene encoding uncharacterized protein: MGNISIEKALCDLGASINLMPYSMMRRLCVEEVKPTQMSLELVDKSLVCPKGVIENLLVKVDKFIFLADFVILDLDEEGGDSIILGRPFLATARAFIDVEQGELTLRLHDERITLNVF; encoded by the coding sequence ATGGGAAACATATCCATTGAGAAGGCCCTgtgcgatttaggagcaagcatcaatctaatgccctATTCTATGATGAGAAGGCTATGTGTAGAGGAAGTAAAGCCTACACAGATGTCGTTGGAGCTTGTGGATAAATCACTGGTATGTCCCAAAGGAGTGATTGAAAACCTCTTGGTTAAGGTGGATAAATTCATATTCCTTGCAGATTTTGTGATATTGGATCTAGATGAGGAAGGAGGTGACTCCATCATACTGGGAAGACCCTTCTTGGCCACAGCAAGGGCCTTCATCGATGTTGAACAAGGAGAACTGACCTTAAGGCTACATGATGAGAGAATCACTTTGAATGTCTTTTAA